A part of Terriglobales bacterium genomic DNA contains:
- a CDS encoding diguanylate cyclase: protein MRILLVEDSKLERRQVTEYLKAWHLEFSSVGDGAEAWTLLQDPQPPDLVLLDWMLPGMDGLELCRKLRTLGGNGSYIYTVMLTAKQKKADLLTAMAAGADDYLTKPVEPSELRAKIMVGKRIIELQQSLRFAATHDFLTKLFNRAEVMAALKRELSRGERENKPVSILLADIDHFKKINDSLGHAAGDIVLQEVARRLQCDLRAYDLAGRYGGEEFLLVLPGCSSAVAARRADEIRGLVSREAVTTTFAKVPVTLSMGVAATDTVRCTGVEELLQHADEALYRAKGKGRNRVEAVRPASVLPPQRAGLQVRRVSARD from the coding sequence ATGCGCATACTGCTGGTAGAGGATTCAAAGCTGGAGCGCCGTCAGGTCACCGAATACCTGAAGGCTTGGCACCTGGAGTTCAGCTCGGTAGGCGACGGCGCCGAAGCCTGGACGTTGCTTCAGGATCCACAGCCTCCCGATTTGGTACTGCTCGACTGGATGCTGCCGGGAATGGATGGTCTAGAACTTTGCCGCAAGCTGCGCACCCTAGGAGGAAACGGCAGCTACATCTACACCGTGATGCTCACGGCGAAGCAAAAGAAGGCGGACCTGCTGACTGCCATGGCAGCCGGCGCCGATGATTACTTGACGAAGCCGGTCGAGCCCTCGGAATTGCGAGCCAAGATCATGGTCGGCAAGAGGATCATCGAGCTGCAGCAGTCGCTCAGGTTCGCCGCCACGCACGATTTTCTTACCAAGCTCTTTAATCGCGCGGAGGTCATGGCGGCACTCAAGCGCGAGCTGTCGCGCGGCGAACGCGAAAACAAGCCGGTCTCGATCCTGCTTGCCGACATCGATCACTTCAAAAAAATCAATGACTCGCTCGGCCACGCAGCCGGTGACATCGTCCTGCAGGAAGTAGCTCGCCGCCTCCAATGCGATCTCAGGGCCTACGACCTGGCCGGCCGCTATGGCGGCGAAGAGTTTCTGCTTGTGCTGCCGGGATGCAGTTCCGCGGTGGCTGCGCGCCGCGCCGACGAGATCCGCGGCCTCGTCTCCCGCGAGGCCGTCACCACTACATTCGCCAAGGTGCCGGTCACGCTCAGCATGGGAGTTGCCGCCACCGATACCGTTCGCTGCACCGGTGTGGAAGAGCTGTTGCAGCATGCTGACGAGGCCCTCTATCGCGCCAAGGGAAAAGGACGAAACCGGGTAGAAGCGGTCCGCCCCGCGAGCGTACTGCCACCGCAAAGAGCAGGTCTGCAGGTGAGACGCGTCAGCGCCCGGGATTGA
- a CDS encoding HEAT repeat domain-containing protein, which produces MRRLYRDFYFRRLDALAFAFRRDWKKLLSADIAVDAWRRNRFKRAVVERLVLDRIGNCSEPHGHEIQEFIRRSGLLEKRIWQASSGARHQRREALLVLGRSRLPEVLDLLADAAESQDRMIQDAGIRALGYMGTAEAAVVILQCLASGTLKVSQVSIKDALLRCCRARPDLLVPYLHLESNTHLFLARILGEVANPEVAHDLAILAKDADAEIRASSARGLAHAEPLVGIAALSELAMDEIWFVRLRAVVSLAAFRHPASLPALLSTICDINRTVRHRSASALAQLPRDLLPVIVDRVAATGDKYALHALISELERIGQCSGLMLQLSDKQALISDSGRNLLRAVEEARRQIEQQRNARQGANEVMAGNA; this is translated from the coding sequence ATGCGGCGGCTCTATCGCGATTTCTATTTTCGCCGGCTGGACGCGTTGGCATTCGCCTTCCGCCGTGATTGGAAGAAATTATTGAGCGCCGACATCGCCGTGGACGCTTGGCGGCGAAACCGATTCAAACGTGCGGTTGTCGAGCGCCTGGTGTTGGACCGAATTGGGAATTGCTCGGAACCGCACGGCCATGAAATCCAGGAGTTCATCCGCCGCTCCGGGCTGCTGGAGAAACGCATCTGGCAGGCATCGTCCGGCGCTCGACATCAGAGACGGGAGGCGCTCCTGGTGTTGGGCCGCAGCCGACTCCCTGAAGTCCTTGACCTGCTGGCCGACGCCGCCGAATCCCAGGATCGAATGATCCAGGATGCCGGGATTCGCGCGCTCGGCTACATGGGAACGGCGGAAGCCGCGGTCGTCATCCTTCAGTGCCTGGCATCGGGAACGCTGAAGGTATCGCAGGTCTCGATCAAAGATGCACTGCTGCGCTGCTGCCGTGCCCGACCCGACTTGCTCGTTCCTTATCTGCATCTGGAAAGCAACACGCATCTGTTTCTGGCGCGAATTCTCGGAGAAGTCGCTAATCCGGAGGTCGCCCATGATCTCGCCATATTGGCAAAGGATGCGGACGCGGAGATTCGCGCTTCATCGGCGCGCGGTTTGGCACATGCCGAGCCCCTGGTGGGGATTGCGGCTCTCTCCGAGCTGGCCATGGACGAAATCTGGTTTGTGCGGCTAAGGGCGGTCGTTTCCCTCGCCGCATTTCGTCATCCCGCCAGCCTGCCGGCATTGTTGTCGACCATTTGCGATATCAATCGCACGGTGCGGCACCGGTCCGCCTCGGCTCTCGCCCAGTTGCCCAGGGATCTGCTTCCGGTGATCGTCGATCGAGTTGCAGCTACCGGCGACAAATACGCGTTGCATGCGTTGATCTCCGAGCTGGAGCGCATTGGCCAGTGCTCCGGGCTGATGTTGCAGCTCAGCGACAAGCAGGCCCTGATCTCCGATAGCGGACGAAACCTGCTCCGCGCCGTCGAGGAGGCGCGTCGTCAGATCGAGCAACAGCGCAACGCGCGACAAGGTGCAAACGAGGTGATGGCGGGCAATGCTTGA
- a CDS encoding glycosyltransferase family 2 protein codes for MLEMLLWLSYFFFAYYLLSNGVYLVLLIAALISTSRHRDRLSTRGLDLITSSPFTPPISVICPARNEAASIIASVEALLNLDYPQLEVVVVNDGSTDRTLQLLQDTFQLRPANILYFQECPSGPVRAIYASNTRPALLVVDKENRRSKADAVNCGLNLASGQYVCVIDADSLLENDALLRIMSGLRTASDAPVVAIGGIVRILNGCSVEGARIAHVHLPPSPVEVLQIIEYLRAFLIGREGWAMFKMLPLISGAFGVFKTELVRRIGGFRTSAIGEDLDLVVRMHRKLLEEGTNYSIMFVPDPACWTEVPNDLRSLARQRARWQKGLLDVLWPNRDMLFKRRYGRLGSIMLPYLWVYELFEPVVELLGYLSITAAWLLHALRFNVFFEIMFYGYAFATLISIGAILLEEMTYRRYNRWRHVAKLILYCFIEHFPYRQLNMWWRLQGMWQYFRGDMEWKEAKRIGIPCAPAQQKAAAHHVD; via the coding sequence ATGCTTGAGATGCTGCTGTGGTTGAGCTACTTTTTTTTCGCTTATTATCTGCTCTCCAATGGCGTGTACCTCGTGTTGCTGATCGCTGCGCTGATCTCGACCTCCAGACACCGCGACCGGCTTTCGACGCGCGGCCTCGACCTGATCACCAGCTCCCCTTTTACTCCGCCGATTTCCGTTATTTGCCCGGCCCGCAACGAAGCGGCGAGCATCATTGCCAGCGTCGAAGCTCTACTGAATCTTGATTATCCCCAGCTGGAAGTCGTGGTCGTGAACGATGGATCGACTGACCGGACGCTGCAGTTACTCCAGGACACCTTTCAGCTCCGCCCGGCCAACATACTGTATTTCCAGGAGTGCCCCAGCGGGCCGGTACGGGCCATCTACGCCAGCAATACGCGTCCGGCGCTTCTCGTAGTCGATAAAGAAAACCGGCGCAGCAAAGCCGACGCCGTCAACTGCGGCCTCAACCTGGCGAGCGGACAGTATGTCTGTGTCATCGACGCCGATTCGCTGCTGGAAAACGATGCGCTGCTGCGCATCATGTCCGGCCTTCGTACCGCCTCCGACGCGCCCGTGGTCGCAATCGGCGGCATCGTCCGTATTTTGAACGGATGCTCGGTCGAGGGTGCGCGCATCGCCCACGTTCACCTGCCGCCATCGCCGGTGGAGGTGCTGCAGATCATCGAGTACCTGCGCGCCTTTCTCATCGGGCGTGAGGGCTGGGCCATGTTCAAGATGCTGCCCCTCATCTCCGGCGCATTTGGCGTCTTCAAAACCGAGCTGGTGCGGCGCATCGGCGGATTTCGCACCAGCGCGATCGGAGAGGATCTCGACCTGGTGGTGAGAATGCACCGCAAGCTGCTGGAAGAAGGCACAAACTACTCGATCATGTTCGTGCCCGACCCTGCATGCTGGACTGAGGTACCCAACGATCTGCGCTCGCTGGCGCGCCAGCGGGCGCGTTGGCAGAAAGGTCTGCTCGACGTCTTGTGGCCCAATCGGGACATGCTGTTCAAGCGTCGATACGGGCGACTGGGGTCGATCATGCTTCCTTATCTGTGGGTCTATGAACTCTTTGAACCTGTGGTGGAGCTTCTGGGATATCTGTCGATCACGGCAGCTTGGCTACTGCATGCGCTGCGCTTTAACGTTTTTTTTGAAATCATGTTTTACGGATATGCATTCGCCACGCTGATTTCCATCGGCGCGATACTTCTCGAGGAGATGACGTATCGCCGCTACAACCGCTGGCGTCATGTCGCCAAGCTCATCCTCTACTGTTTCATCGAACATTTTCCCTATCGGCAATTGAATATGTGGTGGCGTCTTCAGGGCATGTGGCAATACTTCAGGGGAGACATGGAATGGAAGGAGGCGAAGCGCATAGGCATTCCCTGCGCACCGGCGCAGCAAAAGGCGGCGGCTCATCACGTTGATTGA
- a CDS encoding sigma-54 dependent transcriptional regulator, translating to MTIALEPPPSFSMLVIEDREYVEKLMPEIFADMPITVAAAQDAETGLRLFQQHHPSLVILGLDLIASNGMDLLQQISALDPGVEIIVLSEEYSPTLALESIQKGAAELLLKPVEIEQLRNRVARSLGAAKQKRHTRKLDAQLLSSFTFQGMVGRSPRMLDLFNKISRIAPHFGTVLVSGPSGTGKELVARALHHLSPVRKGPFIVCNCAALPESLAESELFGFQKGTFTGAFQDTPGLFERADQGTIFLDEISEMSIAMQAKLLRVLQSHEIQRLGSARLRKLNFRVIAASNRDLCAEVAEGRFREDLFYRLSAAQVILPPLRQRMEDLPLLELHFLEKYSRQYGKKFSGISRRAQKVLAEHAWPGNVRELENVIAGACMMSEDALVDVAHLRNLRPQLDSAQEFKLMSLREAQRKHVNEVLQAVHGNKLKAAEILRISRSTLYSILSGEICDDAS from the coding sequence ATGACCATTGCCCTTGAGCCGCCCCCGTCTTTCTCGATGTTGGTCATCGAGGATCGGGAGTACGTCGAGAAGCTGATGCCGGAGATCTTCGCCGACATGCCGATCACGGTGGCGGCGGCCCAGGATGCAGAAACCGGTCTCCGCCTCTTTCAGCAACACCATCCCAGCCTTGTAATCCTCGGCCTCGATTTGATCGCCAGCAACGGCATGGACCTGTTGCAGCAGATCTCGGCCCTCGATCCCGGGGTTGAGATCATCGTTCTTTCCGAAGAGTACTCGCCAACTCTCGCGCTCGAATCGATACAAAAAGGAGCGGCGGAACTTCTGCTGAAGCCGGTCGAGATCGAACAACTGCGCAATCGGGTTGCGCGCTCGCTAGGTGCGGCGAAGCAGAAGCGGCACACGCGGAAACTTGACGCCCAGCTGCTGTCTTCTTTCACCTTCCAGGGAATGGTGGGTCGAAGTCCGCGCATGCTCGACCTCTTCAACAAGATCAGCCGGATCGCGCCCCATTTTGGGACGGTGCTGGTGAGCGGTCCTTCGGGAACGGGAAAGGAACTGGTGGCTCGCGCCCTGCACCACCTTTCCCCGGTGCGCAAAGGGCCCTTCATCGTCTGCAACTGCGCGGCCCTGCCCGAATCCCTGGCCGAAAGCGAGCTCTTCGGCTTTCAAAAAGGAACTTTCACCGGCGCATTCCAGGACACGCCTGGACTCTTTGAGCGCGCCGATCAGGGAACGATATTTCTCGACGAAATCAGCGAAATGTCAATTGCCATGCAGGCCAAGCTGCTGCGCGTTCTGCAGAGTCACGAAATCCAGCGGCTCGGATCGGCGCGCCTGCGCAAGCTCAACTTCAGAGTCATCGCCGCCAGCAATCGCGATCTCTGCGCCGAGGTTGCAGAAGGCCGCTTTCGGGAAGATCTTTTCTACCGTCTCTCCGCGGCACAGGTGATCTTGCCTCCCCTTCGCCAGCGAATGGAGGACCTCCCGCTTCTTGAATTGCATTTCTTAGAAAAGTATTCCCGACAGTATGGAAAGAAATTTTCCGGCATCAGCCGGCGAGCGCAGAAGGTGCTAGCGGAACACGCCTGGCCGGGCAACGTGCGTGAACTGGAAAACGTCATCGCCGGGGCCTGCATGATGTCTGAGGACGCGCTCGTCGACGTAGCGCATCTCAGAAACCTGCGCCCGCAACTCGACAGCGCTCAAGAATTCAAGCTCATGTCTTTGCGGGAAGCTCAGCGCAAGCACGTGAACGAGGTTTTGCAGGCGGTGCATGGAAATAAATTGAAAGCGGCAGAAATTTTACGAATCAGCAGATCCACTCTGTACAGCATTCTTTCAGGCGAGATTTGCGATGATGCAAGCTAA
- a CDS encoding carboxypeptidase regulatory-like domain-containing protein — translation MSTLPLSAQDRAAQLQGAVTGASAGPVSDALVCVKSIPSDRTTCLRTDSSGSFIFTALDRGQYLLTVSARGFVPQQTAVSITSGRLLRDVVLQPISASADKTVTNTPLNGRDWTQLATLKAGVAGVETANSSSGHVAQRGFGSAVSISGGRPEQNTYLVDGISVSDYANGAPGSVLGAALGIDAVKQVQVFSNNYPPEYGRTSGGVIYAVTRSGESSFHGGVYEFLRNSALDARNYFDTQKPPFRRNQFGVSFGGPAVRNRLYFFADYEGLRQSLGITHVDTVPSVAARDGQLSTGVISVDPAVQRFLNAFYPLPNAGVISPGDLGFFIFAAQQVTTENYLTARVDTNLGKSAIFGTYTRDSSRIVQPDSFDESLSDVVANRQLVALQISHPFSTQFLSSGRFGFVRAVAVDGGFLRALNPALEDKSFAFVPSEFVGGVAGVPGLTDFSGGPNADRAGFSSHSKSFWWNSFQTYQDNTLIRGVHTIRFGANVERMQDNELLLASTNGDFQFSSLAAFLTNSPQNFEAQLPNTQNTFGTRQTLFGAYIDDTAHIRDTLSANLGLRYEMATVPTEVHGYISNLPQLTSAQPRLGSPYFSNPTLRNFEPRVGLAWSPFGNSVVVHSGFGIFDVLPLPYEFSIITPFATPFNGALNDTFLSPGSFPQLAYQEASGSPENLRATYVQPDPGRNYVMQWMLGASLENNSRLGGSIAYVGSRGLHQPFRVDDFDTVLPTLTSAGYMYPENGQRINPDFGRISGLFWGSSSTYNALQLQVSKTIRSRLQLHSAFTWGKSIDTSSATITADQYDNSVAGLLWFAPRANRGRSDFDISKVLSANFIWDVPAPSTATGIEKKLVQGWQLSGVIKAQSGVPFTPIIGGDPLGTKMAIAGTDVPNVVEAPRCHTLTNSGDPNAYIKTGCLAFPAQANVRGDLGRNILTGPGLWTIDAAIFKNINLEPRGKKVQLQFRLESFNVLNHANFAPPLQHLQVFDQGGTPVSGAGLITATQVANREIQVALKLNW, via the coding sequence GTGTCGACGCTCCCTTTATCTGCCCAAGATCGGGCCGCTCAGTTACAAGGAGCTGTTACGGGGGCCTCGGCTGGCCCAGTTTCCGATGCACTCGTGTGCGTGAAAAGCATCCCAAGTGATCGAACTACCTGCTTGCGCACCGACAGCTCGGGCAGTTTCATTTTCACCGCCCTCGACCGTGGACAATATCTTCTGACGGTTTCAGCAAGAGGTTTCGTACCGCAGCAGACCGCGGTTTCGATAACGTCCGGCCGGCTGCTCCGAGACGTGGTGTTGCAACCGATCTCCGCTTCAGCCGATAAGACTGTAACTAACACGCCGTTGAATGGGCGTGATTGGACGCAACTGGCAACACTCAAGGCCGGAGTCGCCGGCGTGGAAACAGCGAATAGCTCTTCGGGACATGTGGCACAGCGCGGGTTTGGCTCGGCCGTTAGCATCTCCGGAGGACGCCCAGAACAAAACACATATCTCGTGGATGGGATCTCGGTGAGCGATTATGCCAATGGCGCTCCGGGAAGTGTACTTGGCGCAGCGCTGGGTATTGATGCGGTCAAGCAGGTACAAGTCTTCAGCAACAACTATCCGCCTGAATATGGCCGCACCTCGGGAGGAGTGATCTACGCTGTCACTCGATCAGGCGAGAGCAGCTTCCACGGTGGCGTCTACGAGTTCCTTCGCAACAGCGCGCTCGATGCCCGGAACTATTTCGATACACAGAAACCGCCTTTTCGTCGCAACCAGTTCGGCGTCTCCTTTGGCGGCCCCGCAGTGCGGAATCGCCTGTACTTCTTCGCCGACTACGAAGGACTGCGCCAGTCGCTCGGCATTACGCACGTCGACACCGTCCCGTCCGTTGCCGCTCGGGATGGGCAGCTCTCGACCGGTGTTATCAGTGTGGACCCAGCCGTTCAGCGATTTCTCAATGCCTTCTATCCGCTCCCCAACGCGGGAGTGATCAGCCCTGGCGATCTCGGCTTTTTCATTTTTGCGGCCCAACAGGTCACCACCGAGAACTACTTGACGGCAAGAGTTGATACCAATCTGGGAAAGAGCGCGATTTTCGGCACGTACACGCGTGACTCATCGAGGATCGTACAGCCCGACTCGTTCGACGAGTCCCTCTCCGATGTTGTGGCGAACCGGCAGCTCGTTGCGTTGCAGATTTCACATCCTTTTAGTACTCAGTTCCTGAGTTCCGGCCGCTTTGGTTTCGTGCGTGCCGTCGCCGTGGATGGCGGCTTCCTGCGTGCCCTCAATCCCGCATTGGAAGACAAGTCTTTTGCATTTGTGCCATCGGAATTCGTCGGAGGAGTTGCAGGAGTTCCTGGCTTAACCGATTTCTCCGGCGGTCCTAACGCGGATCGGGCGGGTTTTTCGAGCCACAGCAAATCGTTCTGGTGGAATTCGTTCCAAACCTACCAGGACAACACTCTGATTCGCGGCGTTCACACCATCCGCTTTGGAGCCAATGTCGAGCGCATGCAGGACAACGAGTTACTGCTGGCTTCAACGAACGGAGATTTCCAGTTCAGCTCGCTAGCTGCATTCTTAACCAACTCGCCGCAGAATTTTGAAGCGCAACTGCCGAACACGCAGAACACATTTGGCACACGGCAGACGCTCTTTGGGGCCTACATTGACGATACGGCGCATATTCGCGACACGCTGTCGGCCAATTTGGGCCTGCGCTACGAGATGGCGACCGTGCCCACGGAGGTGCATGGCTACATTTCGAATCTGCCGCAGCTAACGTCTGCGCAGCCGCGTCTTGGCAGCCCGTACTTTAGCAATCCAACGCTGAGAAACTTTGAACCGAGAGTCGGCCTGGCGTGGAGCCCGTTCGGCAACAGCGTCGTCGTTCATTCCGGCTTCGGCATCTTCGACGTTCTGCCGTTGCCTTACGAATTCTCGATCATTACTCCGTTTGCAACGCCGTTTAACGGAGCGCTCAACGACACGTTTCTCTCTCCGGGTTCGTTTCCGCAACTGGCGTATCAGGAGGCGTCAGGCTCGCCCGAAAACCTGCGCGCGACCTATGTGCAGCCGGACCCCGGCCGAAATTACGTGATGCAGTGGATGCTTGGCGCTTCGCTCGAAAACAATAGCCGCCTTGGCGGCAGCATCGCATATGTGGGATCGCGGGGCCTTCATCAGCCCTTCCGTGTGGATGATTTCGACACCGTACTGCCGACACTAACTTCCGCCGGCTATATGTATCCGGAGAACGGCCAGCGCATCAATCCGGATTTCGGCAGGATCAGCGGCTTATTTTGGGGATCGTCGTCCACCTACAACGCTCTTCAATTGCAGGTCTCAAAGACGATTCGTAGCAGACTGCAACTGCACTCTGCGTTTACCTGGGGCAAGAGCATCGATACCTCATCGGCGACCATAACCGCGGACCAATACGACAATTCCGTCGCTGGCCTGCTATGGTTCGCGCCGCGCGCAAATCGCGGTCGCTCTGACTTCGATATTTCAAAGGTGCTATCGGCCAATTTCATTTGGGATGTACCTGCACCGAGCACGGCAACAGGCATTGAAAAGAAGTTGGTCCAAGGCTGGCAGTTGAGCGGCGTGATTAAGGCCCAGTCCGGTGTACCGTTCACGCCGATCATCGGCGGTGATCCGTTGGGCACCAAAATGGCGATCGCGGGCACTGACGTTCCGAACGTAGTGGAAGCGCCGAGATGTCATACGTTAACCAATTCAGGAGATCCCAACGCTTACATCAAGACCGGGTGTCTTGCGTTTCCGGCGCAGGCAAACGTGCGCGGAGATTTGGGCAGAAACATCTTGACTGGTCCAGGACTCTGGACCATCGATGCAGCCATTTTCAAAAACATTAACCTTGAGCCGCGCGGTAAAAAAGTTCAATTGCAATTCCGGCTGGAGTCTTTCAACGTGCTAAACCATGCGAACTTTGCACCGCCATTACAGCACTTGCAAGTGTTCGACCAGGGTGGCACTCCGGTGTCGGGCGCAGGATTGATCACAGCGACGCAGGTCGCAAACCGCGAAATCCAGGTTGCGCTCAAACTGAACTGGTAA
- a CDS encoding response regulator, translated as MDILIVDDESSVREVLQLCLERSGYRVRSACSAAEAFALLEGYVPEVVICDLHLSGMNGRDFCVTISDFLPTTKIFLMTGDVSSPKSCANFTVIHKPLSTTSLIKLIGPSHSEIDGAGDLGKRVEHISGSAKKFVLVLKSGPPRFTFMDWYELGFVTTWTRRPEEAEQILERHAHDLLAIDLGSNVAQVSEICARFERFRPRLRIMLLKDPAITMPSEHCGDLVVSNRSSRAHIYRLIAPRAPLWNCAGRS; from the coding sequence ATGGACATTTTGATCGTAGATGATGAATCGTCGGTTCGTGAGGTGCTGCAACTCTGCCTTGAGCGTTCCGGATACCGGGTGCGATCCGCATGTTCGGCTGCTGAGGCCTTCGCTCTGCTCGAAGGATATGTTCCCGAAGTGGTAATTTGCGATCTTCATCTCAGCGGAATGAACGGAAGAGACTTCTGCGTGACGATTTCAGACTTCTTGCCCACAACAAAGATCTTTCTGATGACGGGCGATGTGTCTTCACCAAAATCTTGTGCGAACTTCACAGTGATTCACAAACCGCTTTCGACCACATCCTTGATCAAGTTGATCGGTCCTTCACACTCGGAGATAGATGGCGCCGGCGATCTTGGAAAACGCGTCGAACACATTTCCGGTTCGGCGAAAAAGTTTGTGCTGGTGCTGAAATCGGGACCTCCGCGCTTCACTTTCATGGACTGGTATGAACTCGGCTTCGTTACAACCTGGACACGCCGCCCCGAGGAAGCGGAGCAGATCCTGGAAAGGCATGCTCACGACCTGCTTGCCATTGATCTTGGGAGCAATGTCGCTCAAGTGTCAGAGATTTGCGCACGATTTGAGAGGTTTAGGCCCCGGCTGCGGATCATGTTATTGAAGGATCCGGCCATCACTATGCCGAGCGAGCATTGCGGGGACCTCGTCGTCAGCAATCGTTCTTCTCGTGCGCACATCTATCGTCTGATTGCACCGCGAGCCCCATTGTGGAACTGCGCAGGCAGGTCGTGA
- a CDS encoding PepSY domain-containing protein, producing the protein MKRIRQFHLWLGIFYAPVIIFFAFTGALQTLGLHEANPRTGEPPHEWIASLSQIHKNQRFRKPTPSEARDPGALILALKYFAVLMSAGLIAAGFLGIYMAFKYNRDKRLVCGLLVAGVAIPLVLLICANRGTLF; encoded by the coding sequence ATGAAGCGCATTCGACAATTTCATCTATGGCTCGGTATCTTCTATGCGCCGGTGATCATATTCTTTGCATTTACTGGCGCTTTGCAGACCCTTGGTTTGCATGAAGCCAATCCGCGTACTGGGGAGCCGCCACATGAATGGATCGCTTCGCTCTCGCAAATTCACAAAAACCAGCGGTTCCGCAAACCTACGCCATCGGAAGCTCGCGATCCTGGCGCTTTAATTCTCGCCCTTAAATATTTTGCTGTGCTTATGTCCGCTGGACTGATCGCCGCGGGCTTCCTCGGGATTTATATGGCCTTTAAGTACAACCGTGACAAGCGGCTTGTTTGCGGGCTCCTTGTCGCTGGTGTCGCCATACCTCTTGTTCTATTGATCTGTGCAAACCGGGGAACACTGTTTTGA
- a CDS encoding HAMP domain-containing sensor histidine kinase codes for MKRFSLKKRLVGAVVLSQVLLALALVAVASWYARYHLRSAFDVNLEGRALSVAALVYYRDDHVPGLLFDSSKIPPSSHHTHKDMYLVRSDHGDFEQHSNNYPPGFMEQIPSDARYWNFEDQGEPYRAIILRNVPILDTEPGEPQPLPRLTVIYAAPTMDIRQRITALAVAIGISSAILVLPTILLAIFNIRRTLVPLNDLAEQAKKISVQNWEFKPTEEAKAAVELEPLIGAMEAVLAGLQRAFTQQREFLGDAAHELKTSLAILKSTLQSVMNRPRDPQEYREGLEQISEDSDRLEQLLNRMLRLARVEQWAADGIHRELEVVDIALTCEMAIARLASFAAERDVQIDFLSSEMVFMRADAGDLELVWLNLLENAVKYSAPGSKVIVVLESDKDTATVSVSDSGIGIPEPELTHIFERFRRGDPSRSRATGGFGLGLAIAKSIVQAYKGSIYAESKIGMGTRIIVQVPTLAAGSSTKVESSISKIDVPLASS; via the coding sequence ATGAAGCGCTTCTCGCTTAAAAAGCGTCTGGTCGGCGCGGTTGTGCTATCGCAAGTGTTGCTCGCGTTGGCTCTGGTCGCGGTTGCAAGTTGGTATGCCAGATATCATCTGCGCTCCGCTTTTGACGTGAATCTCGAAGGTCGCGCGCTGAGCGTTGCGGCGCTGGTCTATTACCGGGATGACCACGTGCCCGGACTATTGTTTGACAGCAGCAAGATTCCTCCATCCTCCCACCATACTCATAAGGACATGTATCTGGTGCGAAGTGATCATGGAGACTTCGAGCAGCACTCGAACAATTATCCGCCAGGATTTATGGAGCAGATTCCGTCCGACGCTCGGTACTGGAACTTCGAGGATCAGGGAGAGCCTTATCGCGCAATCATATTGCGGAATGTTCCCATTTTGGACACAGAGCCAGGAGAGCCCCAGCCGCTTCCGAGACTGACGGTTATCTACGCCGCTCCGACGATGGACATCCGGCAACGTATCACCGCCCTGGCTGTGGCGATCGGCATTAGCAGTGCGATCCTGGTACTGCCAACGATTCTGCTCGCAATCTTCAATATTCGCCGTACGCTGGTCCCGTTGAATGATCTGGCCGAACAGGCGAAGAAAATCTCCGTTCAGAATTGGGAATTCAAGCCGACGGAAGAAGCCAAAGCAGCAGTAGAGCTCGAACCTTTGATTGGCGCCATGGAAGCGGTGCTTGCGGGCCTGCAGCGCGCTTTCACTCAACAGCGCGAATTTCTTGGCGATGCCGCTCATGAACTCAAGACGTCGCTGGCCATTTTGAAGTCCACGCTCCAGTCGGTCATGAATCGTCCCCGCGATCCGCAGGAGTACAGAGAAGGTCTGGAACAAATCAGCGAAGATAGTGACCGCCTCGAACAGCTTCTCAACCGCATGCTCCGTTTGGCTCGCGTAGAACAGTGGGCAGCGGACGGAATCCACCGAGAGCTCGAGGTTGTCGATATTGCCTTGACCTGCGAAATGGCAATTGCCCGCCTTGCCAGCTTCGCCGCTGAGCGCGATGTCCAGATCGACTTTCTATCGTCAGAAATGGTCTTCATGCGCGCCGATGCAGGTGACCTTGAATTGGTCTGGCTGAATTTGCTTGAAAATGCTGTTAAATACAGCGCACCTGGATCGAAGGTGATCGTCGTGCTTGAGTCCGACAAGGACACCGCGACCGTTTCCGTTTCGGACAGCGGCATTGGTATCCCCGAACCGGAGCTCACGCACATCTTCGAGCGCTTCCGTCGCGGAGACCCGTCGCGTTCCCGCGCCACAGGCGGATTTGGCCTGGGACTCGCTATCGCTAAGTCGATCGTGCAAGCGTACAAGGGATCCATCTACGCCGAGAGCAAGATTGGAATGGGGACACGGATCATCGTTCAGGTACCTACATTGGCTGCAGGGTCGTCAACGAAAGTGGAGTCCTCTATATCAAAAATTGATGTGCCATTGGCCAGTTCTTAG